The following coding sequences lie in one Nitrospira sp. genomic window:
- a CDS encoding histidine phosphatase family protein — MMQRDSVRCPMGWGIGIAGQKKPIAWGRRNFQRRQAVELGRSLAGCRFALVLCSPLRRAHETCRLASYEDEANATEDLLEWDDEIYVGKNDARNQVGAPRMVDLDGFHFRGRIARTS, encoded by the coding sequence ATGATGCAACGAGATAGCGTTCGGTGTCCGATGGGTTGGGGTATCGGTATAGCAGGACAGAAGAAGCCGATTGCATGGGGAAGAAGGAACTTTCAACGACGGCAGGCTGTCGAGCTGGGCCGTTCTCTCGCTGGTTGCCGGTTCGCCTTGGTGCTCTGCAGCCCGCTGCGGCGAGCACACGAAACCTGCAGGCTGGCCAGTTATGAGGACGAGGCGAACGCGACCGAAGACTTGCTCGAATGGGACGATGAAATCTATGTAGGAAAGAACGACGCAAGAAATCAGGTTGGAGCACCCCGGATGGTCGATCTGGACGGCTTCCATTTCCGAGGGCGAATCGCTCGAACAAGTTG
- a CDS encoding VOC family protein gives MKAHYLGHVVFYVKDLERSLGFYRDLLGFKEVGRIFNGAAAALTSGRTHHELLLIQVGDAPGPPVGRRCGLYHIGIKIGDSLDELRQAKQELEQAGILIDGMSDHTVSQSLYLRDPDGNEVEIYVDADESIWKNNPAAVLSPIKPLPL, from the coding sequence ATGAAAGCCCATTACCTTGGTCATGTCGTCTTTTATGTGAAGGACCTTGAGCGATCGCTCGGCTTCTACCGAGACCTGCTGGGGTTCAAGGAAGTCGGGCGAATCTTCAACGGGGCAGCGGCCGCACTGACATCCGGCCGGACGCATCACGAATTGCTGTTAATCCAAGTCGGTGATGCGCCGGGACCTCCGGTTGGGAGACGATGTGGGCTCTATCATATCGGGATCAAGATCGGCGACAGTCTTGACGAGCTACGTCAGGCTAAGCAAGAGTTGGAACAAGCAGGGATACTGATCGACGGCATGAGCGATCACACCGTAAGCCAAAGCCTCTATCTTCGCGATCCGGACGGGAATGAAGTCGAGATCTATGTCGATGCAGACGAGTCGATATGGAAGAACAATCCGGCGGCAGTTCTGTCGCCGATTAAGCCGTTGCCGCTCTAA
- a CDS encoding nuclear transport factor 2 family protein yields the protein MGTTNVQQRLNELFDYIRQGKIIEAMTEFYDKDAAMQENANPPTVGQAANIEREKQFMSGVKEWRGFNVTASAVGDNVTFYECSLDFIATSGQAVHMEQVVVSRWNNGKIVHERFYYDAGKKP from the coding sequence ATGGGCACGACGAATGTGCAACAGCGGTTGAACGAGTTATTCGACTACATCCGTCAGGGAAAAATTATTGAAGCGATGACCGAGTTTTATGACAAAGACGCGGCCATGCAAGAGAATGCCAACCCCCCGACCGTCGGTCAGGCCGCCAACATTGAGCGCGAAAAGCAGTTCATGAGTGGTGTAAAAGAGTGGAGAGGGTTCAATGTGACGGCCTCAGCCGTAGGCGACAACGTGACATTCTACGAATGCAGTCTGGACTTTATCGCCACCAGCGGCCAGGCGGTGCATATGGAGCAGGTCGTGGTATCGAGATGGAACAACGGCAAGATCGTTCATGAGCGGTTTTATTACGATGCGGGCAAGAAGCCATAG
- a CDS encoding VOC family protein has translation MAVHVYGCNHIVIEVTDAKKAVKFYQDVFGLKMLRGGEGAAWCKLGEHQFMAIFEVERLQPDRTKHFGLMVRDAKQIQEVRKKLTQKYKLKLHPGFRCDFRDPWGNRIQVGDLSDESLVWLLPYQEVQKAGITFAGKPQKEK, from the coding sequence ATGGCCGTTCACGTCTATGGATGCAATCATATCGTGATCGAGGTCACAGATGCCAAGAAGGCGGTGAAGTTTTATCAGGACGTGTTCGGGTTGAAGATGTTGCGTGGCGGGGAAGGCGCTGCCTGGTGCAAGCTGGGCGAACATCAGTTCATGGCGATCTTTGAGGTGGAGAGGCTCCAGCCTGATCGTACGAAGCATTTTGGACTCATGGTCCGTGATGCGAAGCAGATTCAAGAGGTACGCAAAAAGCTGACGCAGAAGTACAAGTTGAAACTCCACCCTGGTTTTCGCTGCGACTTTCGCGACCCGTGGGGGAATCGCATTCAGGTCGGCGACCTGAGCGATGAATCGTTGGTCTGGCTGCTCCCCTATCAGGAAGTGCAGAAGGCCGGAATAACATTCGCCGGTAAACCTCAAAAGGAGAAATGA